One genomic segment of Labrus bergylta chromosome 17, fLabBer1.1, whole genome shotgun sequence includes these proteins:
- the LOC136183219 gene encoding uncharacterized protein, producing the protein MSNERNVEVVGCDASIMRNVWEIREREYDQKMQMEHERIEKSALITINKDWANRLGARLGNYKRPERKPKPVEDKVDENNVWKTKKAQAPPPVPRGVGSGPLGRPGVQSRGLSTPSTTKKDKKLPEKGLMKLQLLLFINQTQPSSMVWGKSWKYNKALPLPVEGTEARSDWGHCWMFATQQPYTKAGMPWKNGPNMMDPNILHFWEKFETRMVESQELDLSLPAEEWQVSWRKSDKTNKDTSSEDGENLAKSRLFNLLEETQQYNEELCSSEWNKSWMSTKPGTQQDNFTAPNNGLTNKSKQNNNNEMSSMLENWKLANHLGRNNVKTSQNTKSLSSAWVDSWRAAMTVFNNHKNSSTKQGDTYDHNDQQRESNHHKVIVVPHEQKNKNLNMQLWEEFEALAEWTKSWQVTKNNSKPCEELEKVLKLSQVTTSEAQKVESKTKGNSSTSGNVDPRYEQLKHSTIYHPRREFAQSQLLRLKHLGNDSSTSEWKDSFKSVKHRMRMERRRYRPDPSSPFRGAERGGDNTPAASEWTNSWKFTCQPLRQEPEAWQQGWTTAPQVRVDRARELNHFAPVELPKNGPTSERTWEQSWRFSRRQRQSQPGEVRPQTSQGSSSVSSNNPDNSWNQRRYRRSVSDWQEAWMVSETQFRQDRPSLTQWRDSWQWSVFHTDRWTEQVPRENRLDALMEIQPQRDWMSMQRAQAKISRSFDTKLFREQYPEKEWNASWKASPLLSQTPSISGSSGATEKTLSSNIQQHHGTTNGHGSKWGRSFRIANPMPQVEQPWVESSPNTSCYTVMWFREMNTQNKINPMFSNNPANFSQWGPSHRFLQGASAQSKDKTKSKVTVDPMVIVTKHISTRKHLYSNIEKEKQGDKKWAGCHLLGKTQPRPKRGPASKNMPKMTDENNDKMLEEWAESWRFLVKPGSLKTPVKSLKGWNDSWKFLIPPYQPMNGHKTR; encoded by the exons ATGTCGAATGAGAGGAATGTTGAGGTGGTGGGCTGCGACGCCTCCATCATGAGGAACGTCTGGGAGATCAGAGAGAGGGAATATGACCAGAAGATGCAGATGGAGCATGAGCGGATAGAGAAGAGTGCTCTGATCAC aatCAACAAAGATTGGGCAAATCGATTGGGTGCAAGACTAGGAAACTACAAAAGGCCAGAGAGGAAACCTAAACCGGTTGAGGATAAGGTAGATGAGAACAATGTCTGGAAGACCAAGAAAGCTcaggctcctcctcctgttccacGTGGGGTAGGTTCAGGTCCACTTGGAAGACCAGGAGTTCAGAGCAGAGGCCTCTCCACTCCAAGTACCACCAAAAAGGATAAAAAGCTGCCAGAAAAGGGCCTTATGAAGCTCCAGTTGCTCTTGTTCATCAACCAAACTCAACCCTCTTCTATGGTGTGGGGGAAGTCATGGAAGTACAACAAGGCCTTGCCACTACCAGTAGAAGGCACTGAAGCTAGATCAGATTGGGGCCACTGCTGGATGTTTGCTACCCAGCAGCCTTACACCAAAGCAGGGATGCCTTGGAAGAATGGGCCCAACATGATGGATCCTAACATCCTCCATTTCTGGGAGAAATTTGAGACAAGGATGGTGGAATCTCAAGAACTAGACTTGAGTCTTCCCGCTGAGGAGTGGCAGGTCTCCTGGAGAAAATCTGACAAAACCAATAAGGATACATCATCCGAGGATGGAGAGAATTTAGCCAAATCTAGATTGTTCAACTTGTTGGAGGAGACTCAGCAATACAACGAAGAATTGTGTTCATCAGAGTGGAACAAGTCATGGATGTCCACCAAGCCAGGAACTCAGCAGGATAACTTCACTGCTCCAAATAATGGTCTAACGAATAAGTCAAAGCAGAATAACAATAATGAAATGAGCTCCATGTTGGAGAATTGGAAGCTTGCCAACCATCTTGGCCGCAACAACGTCAAGACGTCCCAAAATACAAAATCACTCAGTTCAGCTTGGGTTGATTCTTGGAGAGCAGCCATGACGGTCTTCAACAACCACAAGAATTCCTCTACAAAACAAGGTGATACCTATGATCATAACGACCAGCAAAGAGAGTCAAACCACCACAAAGTCATCGTTGTGCCTCATGAGCAGAAGAACAAAAATCTTAACATGCAGCTCTGGGAGGAATTTGAGGCACTCGCTGAATGGACCAAGTCATGGCAGGTGacaaaaaacaactcaaagcCATGTGAAGAATTAGAAAAAGTGCTGAAGCTCTCACAGGTAACTACTTCCGAGGCTCAGAAGGTGGAGAGTAAGACAAAGGGGAATTCTTCAACATCAGGGAACGTTGACCCACGTTATGAGCAACTGAAACATAGCACGATTTATCACCCAAGGAGAGAGTTTGCCCAATCTCAGCTGCTTCGTTTGAAACACCTGGGAAATGACTCGTCCACCTCAGAATGGAAGGACTCCTTCAAGTCAGTGAAACACAGAATGAGGATGGAGAGAAGAAGATACAGGCCTGATCCTTCCAGTCCTTTCAGAGGAGCTGAGAGGGGAGGGGACAATACGCCTGCTGCCTCAGAGTGGACAAACTCATGGAAATTCACCTGCCAGCCCCTGCGTCAGGAGCCTGAAGCTTGGCAACAGGGTTGGACCACAGCGCCCCAAGTCAGAGTAGATCGTGCAAGAGAGTTGAACCACTTTGCTCCTGTAGAACTCCCGAAGAACGGCCCAACTTCAGAGCGAACATGGGAACAATCTTGGAGGTTCTCAAGGCGCCAACGCCAATCACAACCTGGTGAAGTCAGGCCACAAACAAGCCAAGGAAGTTCAAGTGTGTCTTCCAACAATCCTGACAACTCATGGAATCAGAGAAGGTACAGAAGGTCAGTTTCTGACTGGCAGGAGGCTTGGATGGTCTCAGAAACTCAGTTCCGCCAAGACAGGCCCTCTTTAACTCAATGGAGGGATTCGTGGCAGTGGTCTGTATTCCACACAGACCGTTGGACTGAGCAGGTGCCCAGAGAGAACCGCCTGGATGCGTTAATGGAGATCCAACCCCAGAGAGATTGGATGTCCATGCAGAGAGCCCAAGCAAAAATTAGCCGATCTTTTGACACCAAGCTGTTCAGGGAACAATATCCAGAGAAAGAGTGGAATGCTTCATGGAAAGCGAGTCCACTTCTGAGCCAAACACCAAGTATCTCTGGATCTTCAGGTGCAACTGAGAAAACCTTGAGCAGCAATATTCAGCAGCACCACGGCACCACAAATGGCCATGGGTCAAAATGGGGAAGGTCTTTCAGGATTGCCAACCCCATGCCCCAAGTGGAGCAACCCTGGGTGGAGTCCTCTCCCAACACCTCTTGTTATACGGTTATGTGGTTTAGAGAAATGAACACTCAAAACAAAATCAACCCCATGTTCAGCAACAACCCTGCAAACTTCAGTCAGTGGGGACCTTCTCATAGGTTCCTTCAAGGTGCCAGTGCTCagagcaaagacaaaacaaagtctAAGGTAACTGTTGACCCTATGGTGATTGTAACCAAACATATCAGCACAAGGAAGCATTTGTATTCCAACATTGAGAAGGAGAAGCAAGGAGACAAGAAGTGGGCCGGATGTCACCTGTTAGGTAAAACCCAACCGCGACCCAAGAGAGGACCCGCTTCAAAGAACATGCCTAAAATGACAGATGAAAACAATGACAAGATGCTTGAAGAGTGGGCAGAATCTTGGAGGTTTTTGGTAAAACCTGGTAGTTTGAAAACACCTGTGAAGTCCCTCAAAGGTTGGAATGATTCTTGGAAATTCCTCATTCCACCGTACCAACCGATGAACGGCCACAAGACAAGATAG
- the LOC136183218 gene encoding golgin subfamily A member 6-like protein 6 produces MLSKKQEGRAFSNGPLRDQWEKIAQNVADQNKQEADWKKKSSNKIAGSKWNYHWSLVADGEFKKVTSGENEDNKPKIKFKVVPPKPKAEPPPPLPPPKKEASPKPKGQKRKVVVDVFRICWKDSWMSLKPPKYLYLKAAELKAKILGFTTIELNREYKAKEYPSEEEWTTPAEQWNHSWKQVKSPAQLELPEEKQFQWDVLYDRKCVGKAETGTYSLPVWAGTWKIMNFPFRQYKPEWDVVWPDYEQELSDKTEELQRLEEEEELADWEDSWKLSEATFETEFLTEDEETEFESDEVTDDESEYEYDDETLSESSSSSDTPTMTMTMTRINEVFMPGWSDSWLISAAPPVEAEEHQKSWSSCWRYGQQFRWCEASLASHHRHCSMLTTKRKTKNLLLTTQLDEEVTDLTEWMEAWRTPKRWIPLKEVGSDTTEEEEEEDEGEDEEEEEEVEGVDNEEDEGVAEEEEEEEEKEDVAEIKQDTKMDKKERDVEIHKIKENKEITKKDEEEEEDMEEEEEDEGVDEDEEDEDEEGNRKEENNEVQKEDNYDAGHEKEEENNLDMEEENEEEDEEEEEEKEEEEEEEEEFKEAQEVAEEEMVTQDNKEEEEDKNSEKEDEEEEEEEEEEEFVDVEEEMHIKEEKYKEEHKRKEDKNMNQNSLEEEEKELAAKEQEEDEEGGAEETDEEEDTEEKEKGKMDEEEKEAEDKEVDEEEEETEDKQKDQIKDHILLEEEDEEDDKEEDQEDKDKEDDEEEDEDEEADKEEDDEEKEKELDKEQEETEEDKEEDEEADEKEDKVEKESKIDNKYKEDNKGAEEEEEEKDEDEDEEEDEDEENKADDEEDNKDVDEEDKKENEKHKLDEEDSEVEEGEDSKDLEDQMKVKTEDDKRAKVDEKYEDKNAKKKGKKRKPSVPLHLQFHKLHASFSSWKQSWMVAVAHRSGDPGEEEEEEEEDEVEEWRAWKESWRICRWKKPAEEKVVYFSTEHRSPRFTRLIHEEEEEEKEVMWKNEWTLSWRMKYKEDTEEEEEEEEEEEEEEEEEEEEEEEEEERRKLFW; encoded by the exons ATGTTGTCAAAGAAGCAGGAGGGGAGGGCGTTTAGTAACGGGCCGCTGAGGGACCAATGGGAGAAGATCGCTCAGAATGTAGCGGATCAGAACAAACAGGAGGCtgactggaagaaaaaaagttccAACAAAAT AGCGGGCTCAAAGTGGAACTATCACTGGTCGCTTGTTGCCGATGGAGAATTCAAGAAGGTCACCAGTGGCGAGAATGAAGACAATAAGCCaaaaatcaaattcaaagtcGTCCCCCCCAAACCCAAAGCTGAGCCTCCCCCTCCCCTACCTCCTCCAAAGAAAGAAGCTTCGCCCAAACCAAAAGGGCAAAAACGAAAAGTGGTGGTGGACGTGTTCCGGATTTGCTGGAAAGATTCCTGGATGAGTCTGAAGCCTCCAAAGTATCTTTACCTGAAGGCTGCGGAGCTGAAAGCCAAAATCCTAGGATTCACAACTATAGAGCTGAACAGAGAGTACAAAGCCAAGGAGTATCCATCAGAGGAGGAGTGGACGACTCCTGCTGAGCAATGGAATCACTCCTGGAAACAG GTGAAGAGTCCCGCCCAGCTGGAGCTCCCTGAGGAGAAACAGTTCCAGTGGGACGTTTTGtatgacagaaaatgtgttgGTAAAGCTGAGACGGGGACATACTCTCTTCCTGTCTGGGCGGGTACCTGGAAGATCATGAACTTTCCCTTCAGACAGTATAAACCTGAATGGGATGTAGTCTGGCCAGATTATGAACAAGAACTCAGCGACAAGACTGAAGAACTACAACGACTAGAGGAAGAG GAGGAATTGGCAGACTGGGAGGATTCATGGAAACTTTCAGAGGCcacatttgaaacagaattCCTCACTGAAGACGAGGAGACAGAGTTTGAATCAGACGAAGTGACAGACGATGAGTCAGAGTATGAATATGATGACGAGACATTGTCAGAGAGCTCCTCCAGCTCCGACACACCAacgatgacgatgacgatgacaAGGATAAATGAGGTGTTCATGCCCGGGTGGAGTGACTCCTGGTTGATCTCTGCGGCTCCTCCGGTGGAGGCAGAGGAGCATCAGAAGAGCTGGAGCTCCTGCTGGAGATACGGGCAACAGTTCAG GTGGTGTGAGGCTTCCCTGGCGTCCCATCATCGACACTGCTCCATGCTGACGACTAAACGGAAAACCAAGAATCTCCTTCTCACAACACAGCTGGATGAGGAGGTCACAGATCTGACAGAATGGATGGAGGCCTGGAGGACCCCCAAACGATGGATCCCACTTAAGGAGGTTGGATCTGACacaacagaggaggaagaagaggaagatgagggggaggatgaagaagaggaggaggaggtggagggagtTGAcaatgaggaggatgaaggagtagctgaggaggaggaggaggaggaggagaaggaagatgTTGCTGAAATTAAGCAGGAcacaaaaatggacaaaaaagagagagatgtagAAATACACAAGAtcaaggaaaacaaagaaattaccaaaaaggatgaagaggaggaggaagacatggaggaagaggaggaggatgaaggagtagatgaggacgaggaagatgaggatgaagaaGGCAACAGGAAGGAGGAGAACAATGAAGTACAAAAGGAGGACAACTATGATGCGGGAcatgagaaggaggaggaaaacaatTTGGATATGGAGGAGGAAaatgaggaagaagatgaggaggaggaggaagagaaagaggaggaggaggaggaggaggaggagtttaaaGAAGCACAGGAGGtggcagaggaggagatggtAACACAAGATaacaaggaggaagaggaggacaaaaacagtgagaaggaggatgaggaggaggaggaggaggaggaggaggaagagtttgTAGATGTGGAGGAGGAAATGCACATAAAGGAGGAGAAGTACAAAGAAGAACATAAGAGGAAGgaggacaaaaacatgaaccaaaacagtttggaggaggaggaaaaagaattAGCAGCGAAAGAAcaagaggaagacgaggagggcGGGGCAGAAGAgacagatgaagaggaggacacagaagagaaggaaaaaggCAAGATGgatgaagaggaaaaggaggcgGAGGACAAAGAAgttgatgaggaagaggaagagacggAGGACAAACAAAAAGATCAAATCAAGGATCACATTTTattagaggaggaggatgaagaagatgacaaagaggaggaccAGGAGGATAAGGACAAagaagatgatgaggaggaggatgaggatgaagaaGCAGACAAGGAAGAGGAcgatgaagagaaagagaaagagttaGACAAAGaacaggaggagacagaagaggacaaagaggaagatgaagaagcTGACGAGAAGGAGGACAAAGTAGAGAAGGAGTCAAAAATTGACAATAAATATAAAGAGGATAATAAAGgtgctgaggaagaggaggaggagaaggatgaagacgaagatgaagaagaagatgaagacgAGGAGAACAAAGCAGATGACGAAGAGGACAATAAAGATGTTGATGAGGAggataaaaaggaaaatgaaaaacacaaattggaTGAGGAGGATAGTGAGGTAGAGGAGGGTGAAGACTCAAAAGATCTTGAAGATCAGATGAAGGTCAAAACAGAAGACGACAAACGCGCGAAAGTAGACGAGAAGTACGAGGACAAAAACgcaaaaaagaaaggaaagaaacgCAAACCAAGCGTCCCGTTACATCTGCAGTTCCACAAACTCCacgcctccttctcctcctggaAGCAGTCGTGGATGGTGGCGGTGGCTCACAGATCAGGAGATCcaggtgaggaggaagaggaggaggaagaggatgaggtgGAGGAGTGGCGTGCTTGGAAGGAGTCGTGGAGGATTTGTCGCTGGAAGAAACCGGCCGAAGAGAAAGTGGTTTATTTCTCCACCGAGCACCGAAGTCCAAGATTCACAAGACTGAttcatgaagaagaagaagaggagaaggaagtaATGTGGAAGAATGAATGGACTCTCAGCTGGAGGATGAAATATAAagaggacactgaagaagaagaggaggaggaggaggaggaggaagaggaagaggaagaggaagaggaagaggaggaggaggaggaggaaagaaggaaaTTATTTTGGTAG